GCCTGCGCCAGGGCCGGCGGCGCGTCATGCAGCAGCGCGCCGTTCTCGTCCAGCAGGGTCAGCGCGTCGCGCAGCGGGCCGCGTTGCGGTCCCGCTTCCTGTGGCGGGCCGCGCTGCGCCTCCAGCCCATGCCAGGCGTTCAGCCGCGCCTTCAGCGCCGGACGATGCAGCCAGACGAGGCCGTTGAAGAAGTCGTGCAGATTGTCGCGCGTCGGCACCCGGCCGCTGCGGCGGATGAAGGCCTCGTAGCCCTCGCCCGCCGGCAGCTCGGCCTGTGGCACGAAGCGCGGCATGGCCGCCTCGGCGTCGGCCCCGTTCAGGGCCTCGGCCACCGAGGCGCCGGCCTGCCAGCGCCGGTGCAAGACCTGGCCCCGCGCCCGGTAGGGCGCCAGCCAGGGCGCGGACCAGTCGATCTCGGGAATCAGGGAATGAACTTCCAGCCGATGCTCTCGCCGCCGCGCAGCGGCTTCAGGCGCGCCTCGCCGAAGGGCACGCTGTCCGGCAGGGTCCAGCTCTCGCGCCGCAGGGTCACCCGGCCCTGGTTGCGCGGCAGGCCGTAGAAGTCCGGGCCGTTGAAGGCCGCGAAGGCCTCCAGCTTGTCCAGCGCGCCGGCCAGCTCGAAGGCCTCGGCATACAGCTCCAGCGCCGACAGCGCGGTGAAGCAGCCGGCGCCGCAGACCGAGTTCTCCTTCATCACCGAGGCATGCGGGGCGCTGTCGGTGCCGAGGAAGAACTTGTTCGAGCCCGAGGTCGCGGCCTGCAGCAGCGCGAGGCGGTGCTCCTCACGCTTGAGCACCGGCAGGCAGTAGTAATGCGGGCGCAGGCCGCCGGTGAAGATGGCGTTGCGGTTGTAGAGCAGATGCTGCGGCGTCAGGGTCGCGGCGGTGTAGGCATCGGCGCCGGCCACGTATTGCGCGGCCTCCTTGGTGGTGATGTGCTCGAACACCACCTTCAGCTCCGGCATGTCGGCGCGCAGCGGCGTCATCACCTGGTCGACGAAGACAGCCTCGCGGTCGAACACGTCGATCGCCGGATCGGTCACCTCGCCATGCACCAGCAGCAGCAGGCCCTCGCGCTGCATCGCCTCCAGGGTCCGGTAGGTCTTCTTGATGTCGGTGACGCCGGCATCGCTGTTGGTGGTGGCGCCGGCCGGGTAGAGCTTCAGCGCGACGACGCCGGCGTCCTTGGCGCGTTTGATCTCGTCGACCGGCGTGTTGTCGGTCAGATAGAGCGTCATCAGCGGCTGGAAGTCGCTGCCCTCGGGCAGCGCGGCCAGGATGCGCGCGCGGTAGGCGGCGGCCTGCGCGGCCGTGGTGATCGGCGGGCGCAGATTGGGCATCACGATGGCGCGGGCGAACTGGTGCGCGGTATGGGCGACGACGCTCTGCAGCGCGGCCTCGTCGCGCAGATGCAC
This genomic stretch from Roseateles sp. DAIF2 harbors:
- a CDS encoding DUF3025 domain-containing protein, with protein sequence MHRRWQAGASVAEALNGADAEAAMPRFVPQAELPAGEGYEAFIRRSGRVPTRDNLHDFFNGLVWLHRPALKARLNAWHGLEAQRGPPQEAGPQRGPLRDALTLLDENGALLHDAPPALAQALIERDWRRLFIELRPLWRGVRLEIVGHALLEKLQAPRKPICAHVLLAEPQDPRALAAKPFLPLPVLGLPGWWAANEDPGFYEDAAVFRPGRALQTG
- the pyrC gene encoding dihydroorotase codes for the protein MSTAAPQELVLTRPDDWHVHLRDEAALQSVVAHTAHQFARAIVMPNLRPPITTAAQAAAYRARILAALPEGSDFQPLMTLYLTDNTPVDEIKRAKDAGVVALKLYPAGATTNSDAGVTDIKKTYRTLEAMQREGLLLLVHGEVTDPAIDVFDREAVFVDQVMTPLRADMPELKVVFEHITTKEAAQYVAGADAYTAATLTPQHLLYNRNAIFTGGLRPHYYCLPVLKREEHRLALLQAATSGSNKFFLGTDSAPHASVMKENSVCGAGCFTALSALELYAEAFELAGALDKLEAFAAFNGPDFYGLPRNQGRVTLRRESWTLPDSVPFGEARLKPLRGGESIGWKFIP